In a genomic window of Helianthus annuus cultivar XRQ/B chromosome 10, HanXRQr2.0-SUNRISE, whole genome shotgun sequence:
- the LOC110885045 gene encoding probable ribosome-binding factor A, chloroplastic: MTTTLTTINHYCYCSWPRSSVRWSRSTGFPAGKLGMGVRNNVICMAKERRVKMVAKQIQRELSDMLLTDQVLQYAILPEAALGADRYLSSVTTISDVEVSSDLQVVKVYVSVFGDERGKEVALSGLKSKAKYVRGQLGKRMKLRLTPEIRFIQDESLERGSRVIAILDKIKSDKETVENPSDPNEDWDDEDDDDIIYVK; this comes from the exons ATGACGACGACCCTGACCACTATCAATCATTACTGCTACTGTAGTTGGCCGAGAAGCAGCGTAAGATGGTCGAGGTCGACTGGGTTCCCAGCGGGGAAATTAGGTATGGGTGTGAGAAATAATGTAATTTGTATGGCGAAGGAGAGGAGGGTGAAAATGGTGGCGAAGCAGATACAGAGAGAGCTTTCTGATATGCTGCTGACCGACCAGGTTCTACAGTACGCTATCCTGCCCGAGGCTGCCCTTGGTGCTGACCGCTATCTCTCGTCTGTTACCACCATCAGCGATGTTGAAGTCTCCTCCGATTTACAG GTGGTTAAGGTATATGTATCTGTTTTTGGTGATGAAAGAGGAAAGGAGGTAGCCCTTTCTGGGCTGAAGTCGAAAGCCAAATATGTGCGTGGCCAACTAGGCAAGCGTATGAAATTACGCCTCACTCCTGAGATACGCTTTATCCAAGATGAATCTTTAGAGAGAGGAAGCAGG GTGATTGCTATATTAGATAAGATTAAGAGTGACAAGGAGACGGTGGAAAATCCATCTGATCCAAATGAAGACTGGGATGACGAGGACGATGATGACATCATCTACGTGAAGTAG
- the LOC110881764 gene encoding uncharacterized protein LOC110881764: protein MAASNRHFVTPQYRFISGELNNSVTSDPMFEFELNESDVWNNVSISLELRKPVPSPRISKRSSSVAVNRKPVGGTPTSVPVSVPDWSKKLKEYYTENRRRDSDDDDLDDDYNSGEEWGKVRVRKKMMGEGESERHN, encoded by the coding sequence ATGGCAGCATCAAATCGCCACTTCGTCACACCACAATACCGCTTCATCTCCGGCGAACTAAACAATTCCGTCACATCTGATCCAATGTTCGAATTCGAACTTAACGAATCAGACGTCTGGAACAACGTCTCCATCTCACTGGAGTTACGTAAACCGGTGCCGTCTCCACGGATCTCAAAGAGATCTTCGTCTGTTGCTGTAAACCGGAAACCGGTCGGAGGAACTCCGACGTCGGTGCCGGTGAGTGTGCCGGACTGGTCAAAGAAACTGAAAGAGTATTATACGGAGAATCGGAGGAGAGATAGTGACGATGATGATTTGGATGATGATTATAACTCCGGTGAAGAGTGGGGGAAGGTGAGAgtgaggaagaagatgatggggGAAGGTGAGAGTGAAAGACATAATTGA
- the LOC110885044 gene encoding 30S ribosomal protein S31, mitochondrial — protein sequence MAMLMQRWGTTAKRLLVLTAEQRCGFSSSSAPVLCGRGDKKTKRGKIFKGSYGNSRPKKEKKIQRIKDKLELPRSTPWPLPFKLI from the coding sequence ATGGCAATGTTGATGCAGCGATGGGGGACGACGGCGAAACGACTGCTGGTCCTGACGGCTGAGCAGCGGTGTGGTTTCTCATCATCATCGGCGCCTGTGTTGTGCGGTAGGGGGGATAAGAAGACGAAGAGGGGGAAGATTTTCAAAGGAAGCTACGGAAACTCCAGGCCCAAAAAGGAGAAGAAGATTCAACGAATCAAGGACAAGCTCGAGCTCCCCAGGTCTACTCCATGGCCTCTTCCTTTTAAACTTATTTGA
- the LOC110885043 gene encoding ubiquitin recognition factor in ER-associated degradation protein 1, with product MGWAYFLKSTRNKTQRCLIYSFSSRINPIKERVFCSPSFSRIHLARFCSSEIRLLVSSIRRVNMYFDGYGYHGTSFEQTYRCYPASFIDKPQLENGDKIIMPPSALDRLASLQIDYPMLFELRNSATERVSHCGVLEFIAEEGMIYMPYWMMENLLLQEGDIVRVKNVTLPKGTYVKLQPHTKDFLDISNPKAILETTLRNFSCLTTGDSIMVAYNKKKYYIDIIESKPSHAISIIETDCEVDFAPPLDYKEPERVVPSSKAPAQGEEAAPVEEPKFNPFTGSGRRLDGKPLKYEPPPKEKKPAAAAAAGESSSSTSQTTSRQLQGKLVFGSGSNPQKQKEAAAGKEKKQEEAPKKEESKFQAFTGKKYSLKG from the exons ATGGGCTGGGCCTATTTTCTAAAGTCCACACGGAACAAAACCCAGCGGTGCCTCATCTATAGTTTCTCCTCCAGAATCAATCCGATTAAAGAAAGGGTTTTTTGTTCTCCAAGTTTCTCCAGAATCCATCTTGCTCG ATTCTGTTCTTCAGAAATTCGCCTGCTTGTTTCTTCAATCAGACGAGTAAACATG TATTTTGATGGTTATGGCTATCATGGAACATCCTTTGAGCAAACATATCGATGCTACCCTGCATCTTTTATTGATAAG CCCCAGTTAGAGAATGGTGATAAAA TTATAATGCCACCTTCAGCCCTTGATCGCCTTG CTTCTCTTCAAATTGATTACCCAATGTTGTTTGAGCTACGGAATTCTGCTACCGAGCGAGTTTCACATTGTGGGGTTTTGGAGTTCATTGCAGAAGAAGGCATGATTTATATGCCTTATTGG ATGATGGAAAATTTGCTTTTGCAAGAAGGTGACATTGTGCGAGTGAAAAATGTGACACTCCCAAAGGGTACTTATGTTAAGTTACAGCCACACACAAAGGACTTTTTGGATATCTCCAACCCAAAAGCAAT CCTAGAGACAACGTTGAGGAACTTCTCTTGCTTGACTACTGGAGATAGCATAATGGTGGCATATAACAAGAAGAAATATTACATAGATATAATTGAATCCAAACCTTCACACGCAATAAGTATAATTGAAACTGACTGTGAGGTGGACTTTGCTCCTCCTCTAGATTATAAGGAGCCTGAGAGAGTTGTCCCTTCAAGCAAGGCACCAGCGCAAG GTGAGGAGGCTGCCCCAGTCGAGGAGCCAAAGTTCAACCCATTCACGGGATCAGGGAGAAGATTGGATGGTAAGCCTTTGAAGTACGAGCCACCACCTAAAGAAAAGAaacctgctgctgctgctgctgctggtgagtCATCATCATCTACTTCACAAACAACATCTCGTCAATTACAAGGAAAGCTTGTGTTCGGTTCTGGTTCAAACCCCCAAAAGCAAAAG GAAGCTGCAGCTGGAAAAGAGAAGAAACAAGAGGAGGCCCCGAAGAAAGAAGAGAGCAAGTTCCAAGCCTTCACAGGGAAGAAATACTCGCTCAAGGGTTGA